From Impatiens glandulifera chromosome 7, dImpGla2.1, whole genome shotgun sequence:
gttatttgaaattaatctaaataacCACTGTCAAACACGGCCTAAATCTGCGCGCTTTATTCAATACTCATCTGTTGTGGTCATTCTTTGATGTAGAAGTTGATCATTGCTTGTTGGTTTCAGGATAACAAAGAATTGACATCAAATAGTCCAACTGACAGTTCTTTTAGTATCAACCGGGATACTAGCTCTCCAGAGGTTTCCATCAGTTCAAACACCAATTCATCTCCAAAGAATTATCAGCCAGAAGACTCTCTCTTCTCCGAAAGGTCACATGTTTCTTTGGACCAAGGCAATATGCAAGCGAGAGGTTCTGGTTCCGATGTTTTTCGAGTCAGTGTATCTAGTCAACCAAGCACATCCAGTCATGGCTCTGGTCCAGACGATTGTGATGCTTTAGGCGACGTATACGTATGGGGAGAAGTCACTTGCGATAACTTGCTGCAGCTTGGTCCTGATAAAACCGCTTGCTCAAGAGCAGACGTTCTACTTCCAAGGCTTCTAGAATCAAGCGTAGTTCTAGACGTAAACCATATTGCTTGTGGGGTCCGGCATGCCTCGCTCGTTACCAAACAGGGCGAAGTTTTCACATGGGGAGAAGAATCTGGAGGTCGTCTCGGCCATGGTGTTGTTAAGGATGTCGTTCAGCCTCGTTTGGTTGAATCCTTAACGTTCTCCACGGTTGATTACGTTGCTTGTGGCGAGTTCCATACTTGCGCTGTAACAATGACGGGCGAGCTTTATACATGGGGTGACGGGACATATAACACCGGGCTTCTCGGTCATGGAACCGACGTTAGCCATTGGATACCCAAGAGAGTTTCGGGCCCTCTCGAGGGACTTCATGTGGTAACCGTCACCTGTGGGCCATGGCACACTGCGTTGATAACGTCGATGGGTCAGCTTTTCACGTTCGGCGATGGGACGTTCGGTGTTTTAGGCCACGGCGATAAGGAAAGCGTTTATTATCCTCGAGAGGTTGATTCGTTATTAGGGTTGAGGACGATTGCGGTTGCTTGCGGGGTATGGCACACTGCTGCGGTTGTTGAGGTTATTGTTACGCAATCGAGTGCTAGCGTTTCCTCGGGGAAGCTGTTTACGTGGGGGGATGGAGATAAAAACAGACTCGGACAAGGAGATAAGGAGCCTCGACTTAAGCCTACATGTGTGCCAGCGCTCATTGATTACAATTTCCATAAAATCGCTTGCGGGCATAGCTTGACGGTCGGGCTAACTACTTCAGGCCATGTTTTCACCATGGGAAGCACTGTTTACGGGCAGCTCGGGAATCCTCAATCTGACGGGAAAGTTCCTTGTTTGGTGGAGGATAAACTTCTTCACGAATCGGTTGAGGAGGTTTCTTGCGGTGCTTATCATGTTGCGGTTTTAACTACGAGGAATGAAGTGTATACGTGGGGGAAAGGAACGAACGGGCGGTTAGGTCATGGGGATATTGACGATAGGAAAACCCCGTTTCTCGTTGATGCTTTGAAGGATCGCCATGTTAAGTTTATTGCTTGCGGTTCGCATTACACTATGGCTATATGTCTTCATAAATGGGTGTCAGGTGCAGAGCAGTCTCAGTGTTCGGCTTGTCGGCAGGCTTTCGGATTCACTCGGAAGAGGCATAACTGTTACAATTGTGGATTAGTTCATTGTCATTCTTGCAGTTCCAGGAAAGCGTCGAGAGCAGCGTTGGCTCCTAGTCCGAATAAACCCTACCGAGTGTGTGATTCTTGTTTTGCAAAATTGAGTAAAGTAGCTGAAGCGGCTGCTACTGACCGGAGGACTTCTACTGCACCGCGACTTTCCGGTGAAAACAAGGATAAGTTGGAGAAAGGTGATATGAGATCCGCCAAATCTTCTGTTAGTTATAACGTTGATTTGATTAAGCAACTCGATAATAAAGCGGCTAAGCAAGGGAAGAGAGCCACCGATGCCTTCTCTATAGGACGTTCCTCTCAACTAAAAGATGATCGTTGGATGGCACCACCGAAACCGATTTCGACTCGTTCCGTTGCTAGTTCGAGATCTGTCTCGCCATACTCTAGGCGACCTAGTCCTCCTCGATCAGCTACCCCAGTCCCCACTACTTCTGGGCTTTCTTTCTCCAAAAGCATTTCAGATAGTTTGAAGAAAACTAATGATCTTTTAAACCAGGAAGTTCAAATGTTAAGATCACAAGTATGGAATGTCACTGTTTtagtattttcaattttatgtaCTCCGTGATAACCAAGGATGATGTGTATAGGTTGATAGCTTGAGGCAGCGGTGTGAGCAACAGGAACTAGAGCTTCAGAAGCAAACGAAGAGAGCTCAGGATGCGATAGCGTTCGCCACAGAAGAATCCAGTCGATCTAAAGCTGCAAAAGAAGTGATTAAGTCTCTTACCGCACAGGTTAGTTTGACATTTTTCATTTTGATCACTTGAACATACCTTTTGAGTCTGTCTGTTTGTGTATAGCTCAAAGATTTGGCTGAGAGGCTACCACTACCAAACGGTTTGGAGACAAATGGCCTTCATTTACACGTCGATGGAAATTTGGGGCTAGGTTTTGATTCTACAAACAATCCCTTTACTCCCCGAGAATTGGCGAGAGATCATCCAACTGAGAGTTCAGATGTCAGATTTCCAAACGGAAGTGGTGAAGGTGTAGAAGCTACTGTCCCGAATGAATCTACTGATCGCGATAATAGAGTGACATCAGTTATTACTACTATTACTACTGCAGCCGCACCACCACCACCGCCGCTGTCACCTGttggaaataataataataataataataatgggaATCAAGTGGAGGCAGATTGGATTGAGCAATATGAACCTGGTGTATATATAACCCTTATGGCTCTGGGTGATGGAACCCGAGATCTTAAACGAGTGCGATTCAGGTGTGttgttaaaacatatttttaaacaattatcgTAATTTCCATGTTATTATCATTAATCCAATTCTGGTTTGTTAACTAATGCAGCCGAAGAAGGTTTGGGGAGAACCAAGCGGAGACATGGTGGTCAGAGAATCGAGAAAGGGTTTACGAGAGATACAACGTTCGTGGGTCAGATAGATCATCGATTTCGGGGCAGGTGGCTCGTAGATCCGAGGGAGGTTTGTCCCCCTCTTCCACAAGAGGTTTTGGGTAGTAGGTTATTAACCAGAAACCAAAATTGATAAGTGAAAGTCTCTagttttttacttttgttttttttaatcttcgtttcatttacatatttaaaatttattttgtttttgattgtGTCTCTTCATTCCTCTTGACATGGTTAAACTTAACTATCTTtttagtgtatatatatatatatataacaacagtACCAGTCTACGATTAAACTAGGAAAATTGTTCAATGCTTTACTTTTTATCCTTTCTTTGTTATAagttattatagtttatttaaataaaaagtgaattattataatataatataataattcagTATACttttaataagataaaattatatgagCCTACGCGAGTTCATATTTAAAGGTGGAGGGAGAGTGCGGTTTTCAAATCCTAACGCGGGAAAGAGACGAATGCAGGTTTTCAAATcatagagagaaagagagagtgCGAATGGATCAAGTGATGGAGAGAGATCGGAAAGACGGAGCAATGAAACTGGAAACGTCGATTCGTTGTGTGAAAGCCGCACATCTGCTTTATTCTCTCAGTATGTCCAAATCTCATCGTCTTCAATCTGAGGTATTTCTTCTTGTTTCTGGAATCTCGTAGACGAACGCATGATATACGTATATGAAGATTGATAGATAGATGGATCGATCTATAGATAGATGCATAAGTGTACTGTTGATCGCACATCTGCTTTCTTCTCTCAATGTGTCCAAATCTCATCACCTTCTTGTTTCTGGAATCTCGTAGACGATCACGAACATGATATACGTATATCATAGATAGATAGTTAGATCTATAGATGCATGATCGTTTACTGGAGTGAATTTGATTGCATTTCGTAATACTTAGTGGCTGAATCATGCTAATTGACGAAATGAAGGTTCTAGAGAAAGAAGCGAAGTGGATACGAGAAACGTATTTGCTTAGAAGAGCTCTaatgagagagagagtgaaAAATCGGAAGAGTAGGATCTGCAGCTTGATTGAACACATTCTGCAAATAGAGATTTTCCTGTTGCTTTTGATTCTTTGCTGGATGATCTGGTAATTGAACTTCTCCTTCATTCCTTTCTGATAATCGTGTCCTCTCTTTCACCTTTCAAAATACTCTGATGCCTCTAGATCTTTCTTCTAATCCTCATCTCTCTCTCTGTTGAGATTCGATTCCTGTTAACTGTTTCTGATTCTTTTGTTAATTTGGAAACACAATTATCAGCTTTACTATTAGCAACAAATGATGATCATCAAAAGGTCTTGTGGATATTTTGAATTTCCTGACCGCAAACAAAATACTgaaatttatgtaaatataataaatgaattaatataaaatattttgaattataattattaagttaCATTTTAACATATAGAGCTTTGTTAGGATAGGGATTCTTTTAAAATGTTGATAggatgtattttatttatttttttttatttttttggttaaaagaGTTAAagtatgtatataataataaaataattaaaaaagtattttaatatttttgttaataaattaaatgatataattgaaaatagtttgaatgaaataatgtgaggctatttatgttatttatatttaattatatttataaatgactttataaatatatattgctAATTGCTTGGTATTATTCAAAGTTGTGTATTAAGGAATAAGGATATATagatacaaattttataatataatattgaaatacaATGTAGAggttcaatttatatattatttatctgtttttttatttgatctaTAATTTTAATCCGTTTAAGTTTGAACAATTTTTGCTTTTAGCATATTTATTTTgtgatgtttaatattttgtttacaactttaacatatttttatatgtttaacaattatttaatatatttaaaaaaaaaaatactaatcaCCATACAAGACTTTAAAAAATTAGGATAcataaaattgtttgaaagtatatatttttttactccGTTCCTG
This genomic window contains:
- the LOC124910247 gene encoding PH, RCC1 and FYVE domains-containing protein 1-like; protein product: MADLVSYGNADRDIEQAIIALKKGAQLLKYGRKGKPKFCPFRLSSDESSLIWISGSGEKSLKLASIARIIPGQRTVVFRRYLRPEKDYLSFSLIYNKGKRSLDLICKDRVEAEVWIAGLKALISAGQGGRSKIDGWSDGGLYFEDNKELTSNSPTDSSFSINRDTSSPEVSISSNTNSSPKNYQPEDSLFSERSHVSLDQGNMQARGSGSDVFRVSVSSQPSTSSHGSGPDDCDALGDVYVWGEVTCDNLLQLGPDKTACSRADVLLPRLLESSVVLDVNHIACGVRHASLVTKQGEVFTWGEESGGRLGHGVVKDVVQPRLVESLTFSTVDYVACGEFHTCAVTMTGELYTWGDGTYNTGLLGHGTDVSHWIPKRVSGPLEGLHVVTVTCGPWHTALITSMGQLFTFGDGTFGVLGHGDKESVYYPREVDSLLGLRTIAVACGVWHTAAVVEVIVTQSSASVSSGKLFTWGDGDKNRLGQGDKEPRLKPTCVPALIDYNFHKIACGHSLTVGLTTSGHVFTMGSTVYGQLGNPQSDGKVPCLVEDKLLHESVEEVSCGAYHVAVLTTRNEVYTWGKGTNGRLGHGDIDDRKTPFLVDALKDRHVKFIACGSHYTMAICLHKWVSGAEQSQCSACRQAFGFTRKRHNCYNCGLVHCHSCSSRKASRAALAPSPNKPYRVCDSCFAKLSKVAEAAATDRRTSTAPRLSGENKDKLEKGDMRSAKSSVSYNVDLIKQLDNKAAKQGKRATDAFSIGRSSQLKDDRWMAPPKPISTRSVASSRSVSPYSRRPSPPRSATPVPTTSGLSFSKSISDSLKKTNDLLNQEVQMLRSQVDSLRQRCEQQELELQKQTKRAQDAIAFATEESSRSKAAKEVIKSLTAQLKDLAERLPLPNGLETNGLHLHVDGNLGLGFDSTNNPFTPRELARDHPTESSDVRFPNGSGEGVEATVPNESTDRDNRVTSVITTITTAAAPPPPPLSPVGNNNNNNNNGNQVEADWIEQYEPGVYITLMALGDGTRDLKRVRFSRRRFGENQAETWWSENRERVYERYNVRGSDRSSISGQVARRSEGGLSPSSTRGFG
- the LOC124910819 gene encoding uncharacterized protein LOC124910819, which translates into the protein MDQVMERDRKDGAMKLETSIRCVKAAHLLYSLSMSKSHRLQSEVLEKEAKWIRETYLLRRALMRERVKNRKSRICSLIEHILQIEIFLLLLILCWMIW